The Ornithodoros turicata isolate Travis unplaced genomic scaffold, ASM3712646v1 Chromosome24, whole genome shotgun sequence genome includes a region encoding these proteins:
- the LOC135373372 gene encoding uncharacterized protein LOC135373372 gives MTYYCTPEVLAYAQRSRSEPPCSAQPLVTAGVLKPDIVASRDEQTVILDVQIVGTGIALELAHGHKTLKYSGRDLWDQVCSGGPDPLVSSVTHSFRGVWAKASADILLDLGLRKRDISTIAIMTLQGGADC, from the exons ATGACCTACTACTGCACACCGGAGGTCTTGGCCTACGCTCAACGTTCTAGGTCTGAGCCCCCTTGCTCTGCTCAGCCACT AGTGACGGCGGGGGTCCTGAAGCCCGACATCGTTGCCTCGAGAGATGAACAAACGGTCATCCTGGATGTCCAGATTGTGGGCACTGGAATAGCCCTTGAACTGGCCCACGGCCACAAGACTCTAAAATACAGCGGTCGCGACCTATGGGACCAGGTGTGTAGCGGGGGCCCTGATCCACTAGTCTCAAGCGTAACTCATTCTTTCCGAGGCGTATGGGCCAAAGCCAGCGCGGACATCCTGCTGGACTTAGGACTCCGCAAGCGAGACATTTCAACTATAGCTATCATGACATTGCAAGGAGGTGCGGACTGTTGA